In one window of Oceanispirochaeta sp. M1 DNA:
- a CDS encoding NAD(+) synthase: protein MKQYGFVRICAAVPTVKPAAVEKNIGWIIDLINNVKSEEPDLLLLPELSLTGYSCSDLFRQNTLLQKSREALMTLAEETINLDFPVIVGIPLVINSALYNCAAVLSRGQVLGIVPKTYIPNSNEFYERRWFSSGRNCLETSIDIMGGNIPFGTDLIFQDEKYPLMRFAIEICEDLWSPLPPSTTLSLGGALIIANPSASNELVGKAEYRKQVTSQQSARCIGTYVYASAGPGESTTDTVYGGHSLIYENGRLLKEGERFQTESSWICCDTDLEFLEHQRLSSPSWSQSKDFEAIPCRTICYEGRESESKAKSDFLRYIDPHPFVPSSSDDRTVRCREIFSIQSTALAARLRHIGCKTAVLGLSGGLDSTLALLVAQEAFKRADLPLEGLQCYTMPGFGTTKRTKGNAELLCEELNIPLEVIDIQNISTIQLQELDHSGEPSDVAYENVQARQRTMYLMNKANMLKGIVIGTGDLSELALGWCTYNGDHMSMYAVNTGVPKTLVRYLVQFVADQQQNRKAAEILYDVIDTPISPELLPPDKQGEIAQKTEDVIGPYELHDFFLYQIVRCGFGPAKTFRLAEEAFSENYDRETIRKWLHHFIWRFFTQQFKRSCLPDGPKVGTIALSPRGDWRMPSDSDPEIWLKELDSAK from the coding sequence ATGAAACAATATGGATTTGTCAGAATCTGCGCCGCCGTTCCCACGGTCAAACCTGCGGCGGTTGAAAAAAATATCGGATGGATCATCGATCTTATAAATAATGTTAAAAGCGAAGAGCCCGATCTGCTTCTCCTTCCCGAACTCTCCCTGACCGGATATAGCTGCAGTGACTTGTTCAGACAAAACACCCTGCTTCAAAAATCCAGAGAAGCTCTTATGACACTGGCAGAAGAGACCATAAATCTGGATTTTCCTGTAATTGTCGGAATCCCCCTTGTAATCAACAGTGCACTTTATAACTGTGCTGCAGTATTGTCCCGGGGCCAGGTTCTGGGAATCGTTCCCAAGACCTATATTCCCAACAGTAATGAATTTTATGAACGGCGCTGGTTCAGCTCCGGACGTAACTGCCTTGAAACTTCAATTGATATCATGGGCGGTAATATTCCCTTTGGAACAGACCTAATCTTTCAAGATGAGAAATACCCGCTTATGCGATTCGCAATTGAAATATGCGAAGACCTCTGGTCTCCTCTTCCACCGAGCACCACCCTCTCTCTGGGAGGAGCCCTGATCATCGCAAACCCTTCGGCAAGCAACGAACTGGTAGGCAAGGCGGAGTATAGAAAACAGGTGACATCCCAGCAGTCTGCCCGGTGTATCGGAACCTATGTCTATGCCTCGGCAGGCCCCGGTGAATCAACAACCGACACTGTCTATGGAGGACATTCACTGATCTATGAAAACGGAAGACTCCTGAAAGAGGGTGAGCGTTTTCAGACAGAGAGCAGCTGGATCTGTTGTGATACAGATCTTGAATTCCTTGAACACCAGCGCCTCAGTTCCCCCTCATGGTCTCAGAGTAAGGATTTCGAAGCCATACCCTGCAGAACCATCTGCTATGAAGGCCGGGAGTCTGAATCTAAAGCAAAATCAGATTTTCTCAGATATATAGATCCACACCCCTTTGTCCCATCCTCAAGTGATGACCGGACAGTACGCTGCCGCGAGATTTTTTCCATTCAGAGCACTGCCCTGGCCGCAAGACTGAGACATATCGGATGTAAAACTGCGGTTCTCGGTCTTTCGGGCGGCCTTGATTCCACTCTGGCTCTTCTTGTTGCACAGGAGGCATTCAAAAGAGCAGATCTTCCTCTGGAAGGGCTGCAGTGCTATACAATGCCTGGTTTCGGAACTACAAAGAGAACAAAGGGGAATGCAGAACTTCTCTGTGAAGAACTGAATATCCCTCTGGAAGTCATAGATATTCAGAATATCAGCACAATTCAGCTTCAGGAGCTGGACCACAGCGGGGAACCCTCGGATGTAGCCTACGAAAATGTCCAGGCCAGACAGAGAACCATGTACCTGATGAACAAGGCGAATATGCTGAAGGGTATAGTTATCGGAACTGGTGACCTTTCGGAGCTTGCCCTGGGCTGGTGTACCTATAATGGAGACCATATGTCCATGTATGCCGTGAATACAGGAGTCCCCAAGACTCTGGTTCGCTACCTGGTACAGTTTGTGGCCGATCAGCAGCAAAACAGAAAGGCCGCTGAAATTCTCTATGATGTAATAGACACTCCCATCAGTCCCGAACTTCTCCCCCCGGACAAGCAAGGGGAGATCGCTCAGAAGACAGAAGATGTGATAGGCCCCTATGAACTGCACGACTTTTTCCTATACCAGATTGTCCGCTGTGGATTCGGCCCTGCCAAAACCTTCAGACTTGCTGAAGAAGCCTTCAGCGAAAATTATGACAGAGAGACGATCAGGAAATGGCTCCATCATTTTATCTGGAGATTTTTCACACAGCAGTTCAAACGCTCCTGTCTGCCCGACGGACCGAAGGTGGGAACAATCGCTCTGTCACCCAGAGGCGACTGGCGCATGCCCAGCGACAGTGATCCCGAAATATGGCTGAAAGAACTGGACTCAGCGAAGTGA
- a CDS encoding NUDIX domain-containing protein yields MPVQEKEIFDLVDEHDNVIGTGERDEFHGNPGMIHRVVHILVFDSSGELYLQKRSITKDVQPGKWDTSVGGHVSTGESYEQAAYREMKEELNIEGSVLEFLHRYLHTNDYESEFVSTYRCIWNGAIDFDRDEIDEGKFWSLEEIRESDPSKFTPNFMDELKRFKKLQRM; encoded by the coding sequence ATGCCGGTACAGGAAAAAGAGATTTTTGATCTGGTTGATGAGCATGATAATGTAATCGGAACTGGTGAAAGAGATGAGTTTCATGGTAATCCCGGGATGATTCACAGGGTTGTACATATCCTTGTGTTTGACAGTTCAGGTGAATTATACCTTCAAAAAAGAAGCATTACAAAAGATGTACAACCGGGAAAGTGGGATACTTCAGTGGGAGGTCATGTCAGTACAGGTGAATCCTATGAACAGGCGGCCTACCGGGAGATGAAAGAGGAGCTCAATATTGAGGGTTCTGTTCTGGAATTTCTTCATCGATATCTGCACACAAATGACTATGAATCAGAGTTTGTGAGCACATACCGCTGCATATGGAACGGTGCAATTGATTTTGACCGTGATGAAATTGATGAAGGAAAATTCTGGTCTCTTGAAGAGATCCGGGAATCAGACCCTTCTAAATTCACCCCTAACTTTATGGATGAATTGAAACGCTTCAAAAAACTCCAGAGAATGTAG
- a CDS encoding flagellar assembly lytic transglycosylase yields the protein MKFHKLRPVYLFPVLLFLVLYGCYSVRSTKQTENLDRTFNILFSGEILEPADRIKLESYSRDDLIRHMESWGTGRQKAAFLILEYNGLEYQDSKTTTGRNLSVNQKERDFAVEDLLLLKAKEDFHNREYEDAEQAYREYWFLNIHNSIDLPLSSLLVEIRNSVVKTDEASYWIDFLSEWKGFVASGFGGSFFLGSCYENTGDNDNALYWYEQSISRSDDWQEIRRSQWYIIRLLSREFPDRLPHYLVQTGTLRNDGGYFNDVLDEYYSTLVRYRRWQDLLQLLPAVMDAGLTESASQGYFLLQKVVDAGYLPSGSLAALSDLYHPDPRGYFALRSAPEQWPDLTAGTESARVSQTAVADQLYTVLLSAGYNEEALTRLDERREDISADTVAEFCRYLEAEGDLYELIRFAGYWFYRLPPQEGMVLLPWVFPGAERYTLSEDIVPDELILGVIRRESAFHEGISSRVGAGGLMQLMPATAAELARKHRMGEWDLMNPEDNITLGTLYLNWLLERPWTDSYVDVLAAYNGGGGNLRTWKRRYPSSDPDLFIQSIPFRETRDYVRKVIVAAASYRYLETGLPPGEWLDQFYQPF from the coding sequence ATGAAATTTCATAAACTGCGTCCAGTCTATTTATTCCCTGTGCTTCTTTTTTTGGTGCTGTACGGATGTTACAGTGTCCGTTCCACAAAGCAGACAGAGAATCTGGACAGAACGTTTAACATATTGTTTTCAGGAGAAATCCTGGAGCCTGCCGACCGGATTAAGCTGGAATCCTATTCCAGAGATGATCTGATAAGGCATATGGAATCCTGGGGTACCGGCAGGCAGAAGGCCGCATTTCTGATTCTTGAATACAATGGGCTTGAATATCAGGATTCTAAAACTACGACAGGCCGAAACTTATCTGTAAATCAGAAAGAGAGGGATTTTGCTGTAGAGGATCTGCTTTTGCTGAAGGCAAAAGAGGATTTTCACAACCGGGAATATGAAGACGCCGAGCAGGCTTACCGGGAATACTGGTTTCTGAATATTCATAACTCAATAGATCTCCCTCTCTCATCACTATTAGTTGAAATTAGAAATTCGGTTGTTAAAACTGATGAAGCTTCCTACTGGATAGATTTCCTTTCTGAGTGGAAAGGTTTTGTTGCCTCCGGATTCGGCGGAAGTTTTTTTCTTGGATCCTGTTATGAAAATACCGGAGACAATGATAATGCTCTCTACTGGTATGAACAGTCCATCAGCAGATCAGATGACTGGCAGGAGATTCGGCGTTCACAATGGTATATCATCCGTCTGTTGAGCAGGGAGTTTCCGGATCGTCTTCCCCATTATCTTGTACAGACTGGTACTTTGAGGAATGACGGCGGGTATTTTAATGATGTACTGGATGAATACTACAGTACCCTGGTTCGTTACAGGCGTTGGCAGGATCTGCTGCAGCTGCTGCCGGCAGTTATGGATGCAGGTCTGACAGAATCGGCATCTCAGGGTTACTTTCTTTTACAGAAAGTCGTGGATGCCGGCTATCTCCCCAGCGGTTCTCTTGCTGCCCTATCTGATCTTTACCACCCCGATCCACGAGGGTATTTTGCTCTCAGATCGGCACCTGAACAATGGCCTGATCTGACGGCTGGCACTGAATCTGCCAGGGTGTCTCAAACCGCTGTGGCAGACCAACTTTACACAGTGCTGCTTTCCGCCGGATATAATGAAGAAGCTCTTACAAGACTGGATGAAAGACGAGAGGATATCTCAGCAGACACGGTCGCTGAGTTCTGCCGCTATCTTGAGGCTGAAGGTGACCTATATGAATTGATCCGCTTTGCGGGTTACTGGTTCTACCGTCTTCCTCCCCAAGAGGGGATGGTACTTCTTCCCTGGGTTTTTCCCGGGGCGGAACGGTATACACTCTCTGAAGACATTGTTCCCGATGAACTGATACTGGGAGTTATCCGCAGGGAGAGCGCCTTCCATGAGGGGATTTCTTCACGTGTGGGTGCCGGCGGCCTGATGCAGCTGATGCCGGCCACTGCGGCAGAACTGGCCCGGAAACATAGAATGGGTGAATGGGATCTGATGAACCCCGAAGATAATATTACTCTGGGTACTCTCTATCTGAACTGGCTGCTTGAGCGTCCCTGGACCGATTCCTATGTGGATGTGCTGGCTGCCTATAATGGCGGGGGTGGAAACCTTCGTACCTGGAAGAGACGATACCCCTCATCTGATCCTGATCTTTTTATTCAGAGCATCCCTTTCAGGGAAACACGGGATTATGTGCGTAAGGTTATTGTCGCAGCCGCTTCATACAGGTATCTTGAGACTGGTCTTCCCCCCGGGGAGTGGCTTGATCAGTTTTATCAGCCTTTCTGA
- the uppP gene encoding undecaprenyl-diphosphatase UppP, translating into MSYLQAVILGIIQGLTEFLPVSSSGHLLMMRHWMGLGEIPVLFDVLLHVATLIVVLVMFRKKVIELLASLFRWIARKTDEQDMKNMKLIAVILVAVFITGILGLLISELNVGETPKVVFPLYLVTATLLWFTRKAKEGREYRDLNFKDGIITGVAQGIGVLPGISRSGITISAGLYRGFNRDVAAEYSFLISIPAILGALILDMKDGVELLNSISMSVIGVAFMAALISGFLALWMLVRLINSGKFYYFCFYLVPLGILGLIFF; encoded by the coding sequence ATGAGTTATTTACAGGCAGTTATTCTTGGAATCATTCAGGGGCTAACTGAATTCCTACCGGTTTCCAGTTCCGGACACTTACTGATGATGAGACATTGGATGGGTCTGGGTGAAATACCTGTTCTTTTTGATGTCCTCCTCCATGTAGCCACCCTGATTGTTGTACTTGTTATGTTCCGTAAAAAGGTTATTGAGCTCCTCGCTTCACTGTTCCGCTGGATTGCCAGGAAAACAGACGAACAGGATATGAAAAATATGAAGCTGATTGCAGTTATTCTTGTGGCTGTTTTTATTACTGGAATTCTGGGGCTATTGATTTCAGAATTGAATGTGGGAGAAACTCCTAAAGTCGTTTTTCCTCTGTATCTGGTGACTGCAACTCTGCTGTGGTTTACACGTAAGGCAAAAGAGGGAAGAGAGTACCGGGATCTGAATTTTAAAGATGGTATTATAACAGGTGTGGCACAGGGAATCGGTGTTTTGCCGGGAATCTCCCGTTCGGGTATTACTATTTCTGCCGGTCTCTACCGTGGATTTAATCGGGATGTGGCTGCAGAATATTCCTTTCTCATCTCCATCCCCGCCATTCTAGGGGCCCTTATTCTTGATATGAAAGATGGAGTGGAACTTCTTAACAGTATTTCCATGTCTGTAATCGGGGTTGCATTTATGGCTGCATTGATCTCCGGTTTTCTGGCTTTATGGATGCTGGTCCGTCTGATCAACAGTGGTAAGTTCTATTATTTCTGCTTCTATCTGGTACCCCTTGGAATTCTGGGCCTGATCTTCTTCTAA
- a CDS encoding ion transporter produces the protein MKIPIIYPDTRKKITWDVFILILTILITLVIPLITVFQIPLTGVFLIFDFFISVILILDIFIESHTGYKEQREVITDQDLIYKRYIRTALFVDVVAAFPFYMILSLASNPLIVQIGYFCNLLRLVKLFRTTRTISRIRNSKRLNPSFIRMTLLIFWILIAAHLISCAWMSIWEDPAALNPINADSPYLRSFYWTVTTLTTIGYGDISPSTRLETIFVIIIELIGAGMYGFIIGNIANIIANIDIAKSQYQEKMEKVTTFLRYKKIPPDLKDKISDYYDYLWESRRGYDESSILSDLPKPLQTSVSLFLNREIIQKVPIFQGASEEFIKEVILNLEPVVFTPGDYVVIKGEIGYEMYFISRGSVDVVSEDESVVYATLGAGSFFGEIALLLSAPRNATIKAKDYCDCYSLNKETFDQILARFPQFAERIGDMAEKRRAETEEKQKKKK, from the coding sequence ATGAAGATTCCAATTATTTATCCTGATACAAGAAAAAAAATAACCTGGGATGTATTTATTTTAATACTGACAATCCTCATAACTCTGGTCATACCCCTCATTACGGTATTCCAAATTCCACTGACCGGAGTATTTCTGATCTTTGATTTCTTCATCTCGGTAATACTTATTCTTGATATCTTCATTGAGTCTCATACTGGCTATAAAGAGCAGAGAGAAGTCATTACAGACCAGGACCTTATCTATAAAAGATATATAAGAACAGCACTATTCGTAGATGTTGTAGCTGCCTTTCCATTTTATATGATCCTGTCTCTCGCTTCCAATCCATTAATTGTTCAGATTGGATATTTCTGTAACCTCCTTCGTCTGGTGAAACTGTTCCGGACAACAAGAACTATCAGCCGGATACGAAACAGCAAACGACTGAACCCGAGTTTTATAAGAATGACTCTGCTGATCTTCTGGATACTTATAGCAGCCCATTTGATCTCATGTGCCTGGATGTCCATCTGGGAAGATCCTGCTGCTCTGAATCCAATCAATGCGGATTCTCCCTATCTGAGATCCTTCTATTGGACTGTAACGACCCTGACAACCATCGGCTACGGAGATATCTCTCCCAGCACCAGGCTGGAAACGATATTTGTTATCATTATTGAGCTTATCGGTGCGGGTATGTACGGTTTTATCATTGGTAACATCGCCAATATCATCGCAAATATAGATATAGCAAAATCCCAATATCAGGAAAAAATGGAGAAAGTCACGACTTTTCTTCGATATAAGAAGATTCCACCGGATCTGAAAGACAAGATAAGTGATTACTATGACTACCTCTGGGAGAGCCGGAGGGGATACGATGAATCATCAATCCTCTCTGATTTGCCCAAACCGTTACAGACTTCGGTATCCCTGTTTCTGAATAGAGAAATCATACAGAAGGTTCCCATTTTCCAGGGTGCTTCGGAAGAGTTTATCAAAGAAGTAATTTTGAATCTTGAACCCGTTGTTTTCACACCGGGAGACTATGTTGTGATAAAGGGCGAGATAGGATATGAGATGTATTTTATCAGCCGCGGTTCTGTTGATGTTGTTTCTGAAGATGAATCCGTTGTCTATGCCACACTTGGAGCCGGTTCATTCTTCGGAGAAATAGCCCTCCTCCTCTCGGCTCCCAGAAACGCCACCATCAAGGCCAAAGACTATTGTGACTGCTACTCGCTGAATAAAGAAACCTTTGATCAGATCCTGGCCCGTTTTCCCCAGTTTGCAGAGCGTATCGGTGATATGGCTGAAAAACGCAGGGCTGAAACTGAAGAGAAACAAAAAAAGAAAAAATAG
- a CDS encoding DNA translocase FtsK, which translates to MNKFTRILSIVLASTGVLLFLFTLLGAFGVTAGFVSFLFSTFHLAAFYVPVYLVLCALILNIPRNTEKLLLTMNLSLFPFINLALLLHVVSGNTNIFISRYLITELGIWISFPFLLLLFLVECALIYKLGDFIFPGKPWFPPEFSESFKMFSSIKESIVSLKMNVLKTGREQSFEDPYRKAVFEESEFSHDPDAEAFPMPDMPQPIPPVEVADDSEIQSLIASVLRPDLNKKPVFKPDRPSEKPEAATRTGAPVFNPNKTMSIDEVVNPVYENETVPPSVAASVSAASAVIPSEFSGVTEDPGIGFLMDEPVALESVDEVDEVDEVDEVDEVDEVDEVDEVDEVDEVDEIDEADYQAQGYVTDSYDDILEAELIEESEPVDIPLEVEISIESKLSPEGETEKLGVLSPGHIPKHKRKKQKYAVPVAGLLKEYPDNSFDEVDDFTRRQARALEETLNEFKIEATVVGISRGPVITMFEIQPSPGVKVSRIVNLQDNLALRLASSRIRIVAPIPGKQAIGIEVPNKKRSIVSYSGLVSSDEFTKADYEIPVILGKDISGGNQVIDLARTPHLLIAGSTGSGKSVCVNSLICSILYQRSPKDVKLIMVDPKIVELKLYNDIPHLLTPVITESKKAFQAVQWCLYEMERRYALLDAMGVRDIKSFNKRIKERDIATTHMPYIVLVIDEFADLMAQSGKELEAIVARLAAMSRAVGIHLVLATQRPSIDVITGLIKANFPSRIAFMVASKTDSRIIIDMMGAEKLLGKGDMLFTSAWDPFPSRMQGAFLSEDEVERVVSYVKTLGEPDYIDDEMFLDDDDYESGGDGRGVSSFSDPLYDKALDIVLAAGKASASYLQRRLQIGYNRAARLVEEMEIRGIVGPQNGSKPREVVHIPDRPGREMLDTGE; encoded by the coding sequence TTGAATAAGTTTACACGTATTTTATCCATAGTTCTGGCTTCAACGGGAGTCTTACTTTTTCTCTTTACCCTTCTGGGAGCCTTCGGTGTGACCGCAGGATTTGTCTCCTTCTTATTCAGTACATTCCATCTGGCAGCATTTTACGTCCCTGTTTACCTCGTACTCTGTGCTCTTATTCTCAATATTCCGCGAAACACTGAAAAGCTGCTTCTCACAATGAATCTGTCACTTTTCCCTTTTATTAATCTGGCGCTGTTGCTTCATGTTGTCAGCGGTAATACCAATATATTTATCTCACGTTATCTGATCACCGAACTGGGGATTTGGATTTCTTTTCCATTTCTTCTACTCCTGTTTTTGGTGGAGTGTGCCCTGATATATAAACTGGGAGATTTTATTTTCCCGGGAAAACCCTGGTTTCCACCAGAATTTTCAGAGAGTTTTAAGATGTTCTCATCGATTAAAGAGAGTATTGTCTCCCTTAAAATGAATGTCCTGAAGACAGGCCGGGAACAGAGTTTTGAAGATCCATACAGAAAGGCTGTATTTGAGGAGTCCGAGTTCTCTCATGATCCCGATGCCGAGGCTTTTCCCATGCCCGACATGCCTCAGCCCATTCCTCCTGTTGAGGTGGCTGATGACAGTGAAATCCAGTCCCTTATTGCTTCTGTACTCAGGCCCGATCTGAATAAAAAACCCGTGTTTAAACCGGACAGACCGTCTGAGAAACCGGAAGCTGCAACCCGGACTGGGGCTCCTGTGTTTAATCCTAATAAAACCATGAGCATTGATGAAGTGGTAAATCCTGTTTATGAGAATGAAACTGTGCCCCCTTCTGTCGCGGCGTCAGTCTCTGCAGCATCAGCTGTGATTCCTTCTGAATTTTCGGGAGTAACTGAAGATCCCGGTATCGGTTTCCTGATGGATGAGCCTGTGGCCCTTGAGTCTGTTGATGAAGTTGATGAAGTTGATGAAGTTGATGAAGTTGATGAAGTTGATGAAGTTGATGAAGTTGATGAAGTTGATGAAGTTGACGAAGTTGATGAGATAGACGAAGCAGATTATCAGGCTCAGGGATATGTGACTGACAGCTATGATGATATTCTTGAAGCAGAGCTGATAGAAGAGTCTGAACCTGTCGATATTCCCCTGGAAGTAGAGATATCCATTGAATCCAAGTTGTCACCCGAAGGTGAGACAGAGAAGCTTGGAGTTCTCAGCCCCGGCCATATTCCAAAACATAAGCGTAAAAAACAGAAGTATGCTGTTCCTGTAGCTGGTCTGCTTAAGGAGTATCCTGATAACAGCTTTGATGAGGTGGATGATTTCACCCGCAGACAGGCACGTGCTCTTGAAGAGACTCTTAACGAGTTCAAGATTGAAGCAACGGTTGTAGGAATATCCAGAGGTCCTGTAATTACCATGTTTGAAATTCAACCTTCTCCAGGTGTAAAGGTCTCCCGTATCGTCAACCTCCAGGATAACCTGGCCCTCCGGCTGGCATCTTCCCGTATCCGTATTGTCGCCCCCATTCCGGGCAAACAGGCCATCGGTATTGAGGTTCCCAACAAGAAACGCTCAATTGTCTCCTACAGTGGACTGGTCTCTTCTGATGAATTTACAAAAGCTGATTATGAAATACCTGTAATTCTCGGTAAGGATATCAGCGGTGGTAATCAGGTGATCGACCTTGCCCGGACACCTCACCTACTGATTGCCGGTTCAACGGGTTCTGGTAAGTCGGTTTGTGTAAACTCACTTATCTGTTCCATCCTTTATCAGAGATCTCCCAAAGATGTGAAACTCATCATGGTAGACCCCAAGATCGTTGAACTGAAACTATATAATGATATTCCCCATCTTCTGACTCCCGTTATAACAGAGTCAAAGAAGGCTTTTCAGGCAGTGCAGTGGTGTCTTTATGAGATGGAGAGACGTTATGCTCTCCTTGATGCCATGGGTGTGCGTGATATAAAGAGTTTTAACAAGAGAATCAAAGAGCGGGATATTGCCACCACACATATGCCGTATATCGTTCTGGTTATTGATGAGTTTGCCGACCTCATGGCTCAGTCAGGCAAGGAGCTGGAAGCCATTGTGGCCCGTCTGGCTGCCATGTCCAGGGCTGTGGGTATACATCTTGTTCTGGCAACTCAGAGGCCTTCAATCGATGTAATTACCGGATTGATCAAGGCGAATTTCCCATCCCGTATAGCCTTTATGGTAGCCAGTAAGACTGACTCCCGTATTATCATTGACATGATGGGTGCCGAAAAGCTTCTTGGTAAGGGTGACATGCTCTTTACATCGGCCTGGGATCCCTTCCCCTCACGTATGCAGGGTGCATTTCTCTCGGAGGATGAGGTGGAACGTGTTGTCTCTTATGTTAAAACTCTGGGTGAGCCTGACTATATTGATGATGAAATGTTCCTTGATGACGATGATTATGAATCAGGGGGCGACGGCCGTGGAGTCAGTTCGTTCTCTGATCCCCTTTATGACAAGGCACTTGATATAGTGCTGGCTGCCGGAAAAGCTTCGGCCTCTTATCTGCAGCGTCGTCTTCAGATAGGATATAACAGAGCTGCACGTCTGGTGGAAGAGATGGAGATCAGGGGGATCGTAGGTCCCCAGAATGGATCAAAACCCAGAGAGGTTGTCCATATTCCGGACAGGCCCGGCAGGGAGATGCTGGACACAGGGGAGTAA
- a CDS encoding MATE family efflux transporter, whose protein sequence is MTDNTKQMGTEPIKKLVLQYSIPTVIAMVVNSIYNVVDRIFIGRFVGEDALAGVTVIFPLMLMMMALASLLGGGAAPLISIKLGEKKAHQAAGIFGNMITLIALSAALIVSLGFLFAEDLILLLKGEDVIEYALPYFRIILLGMIFQLFSMNLANIVRTEGQPRLAMASQIISAVTNLVLDFLFVVVFRWGIQGAAWATITGQIVGSLILITYYLKGKSSLAIDVSSFILKFSVVRSMVALGVSQFIGMFGASFALLFLNLYLVDLGGTAALAAIGAINSLYTLFLMPLFGIQFGTMPLIGYNYGAGLRDREREALFFAATIAVVFATIVWALLEIFPRAALSLFLDPGSETLEIAVKGLRLFVLMLPALGFQFIGNSYFQAINKPVTALFLSSMRQFVLLVPLLVLVLAPLWGLTGVWLATPIADGISTIVTALLLYRALRHEDEPELDLSDNSTVLVS, encoded by the coding sequence ATGACAGATAATACAAAACAAATGGGTACAGAACCCATAAAAAAACTGGTCCTTCAATACTCAATTCCCACAGTGATCGCCATGGTGGTAAACTCAATCTACAATGTCGTGGACCGTATCTTTATCGGGCGATTTGTCGGGGAAGATGCCCTTGCGGGAGTTACAGTGATTTTCCCGTTGATGCTTATGATGATGGCTCTGGCCTCGCTGCTTGGAGGAGGCGCTGCACCTCTTATTTCTATTAAGCTGGGTGAAAAAAAGGCCCATCAGGCGGCAGGAATCTTCGGGAATATGATTACACTGATTGCATTATCAGCTGCTCTAATTGTCTCTCTGGGCTTCCTTTTTGCAGAAGATCTGATTCTCTTGCTTAAAGGAGAGGATGTAATTGAATATGCCCTTCCGTATTTCAGGATAATACTGCTGGGAATGATATTTCAGCTCTTCTCCATGAATCTTGCAAATATAGTCAGGACAGAGGGGCAGCCCCGTCTTGCAATGGCCTCTCAAATTATTTCTGCAGTGACTAACCTTGTTCTGGATTTTCTCTTTGTTGTTGTTTTCAGATGGGGTATACAGGGTGCGGCCTGGGCTACTATTACCGGGCAGATTGTCGGTTCGTTAATTCTCATTACTTATTACCTGAAAGGGAAAAGCTCTCTAGCAATAGATGTTTCATCATTCATTCTGAAGTTCTCTGTTGTCCGCAGTATGGTTGCTCTCGGAGTTTCGCAATTCATCGGTATGTTCGGTGCCAGTTTTGCCTTGCTTTTTCTAAACCTGTATCTGGTTGATTTGGGTGGAACAGCAGCCCTGGCGGCAATCGGTGCGATTAACAGCCTCTATACTCTTTTCCTTATGCCACTCTTTGGAATCCAGTTTGGAACCATGCCGTTGATTGGTTACAATTATGGTGCCGGATTAAGAGATAGGGAGAGAGAAGCATTATTCTTTGCCGCAACAATCGCTGTCGTATTTGCTACAATAGTCTGGGCATTACTTGAGATCTTTCCCAGAGCCGCTTTGAGCCTGTTTCTTGATCCAGGATCAGAAACCCTCGAGATTGCGGTTAAGGGACTACGCCTTTTTGTACTGATGCTCCCGGCACTGGGATTTCAGTTTATCGGGAACAGTTATTTTCAGGCGATCAATAAACCTGTTACAGCACTGTTTTTGAGCAGTATGCGTCAATTTGTTCTTCTTGTTCCCCTGCTTGTACTTGTTCTTGCACCCCTTTGGGGTCTTACAGGGGTCTGGCTGGCGACTCCCATTGCAGATGGGATCTCTACAATCGTAACAGCACTGCTGCTTTATAGAGCCCTTCGTCATGAGGATGAGCCGGAATTGGATCTTTCAGACAACTCAACTGTTCTGGTCAGCTAA
- a CDS encoding MarR family winged helix-turn-helix transcriptional regulator — translation MKITEDYFSVLPRLIRMLMDGKTPQRNKNGINLTQEKTIMMVSDHEGNTLSSLSRYSELDKGALSRVLKTLEKQSLIRQERDTHDRRSFHILLTEEGQVLTDDIRRKMSGNISRMMAPLTTEQKEKMTRALVDLLEITEALESIHRT, via the coding sequence ATGAAAATCACAGAGGATTATTTCAGTGTATTACCCAGGTTGATACGTATGCTTATGGATGGGAAGACACCACAGAGGAATAAGAATGGAATCAATCTTACCCAGGAAAAAACAATAATGATGGTTTCCGATCATGAGGGAAATACACTCAGCAGCTTGTCCAGGTATTCTGAATTGGATAAGGGCGCACTGAGCAGGGTCCTCAAGACTCTGGAGAAACAATCTCTGATCAGACAGGAAAGGGATACTCATGATAGAAGATCATTCCATATACTATTAACCGAAGAAGGACAGGTTCTGACAGATGATATTAGAAGAAAGATGTCAGGAAATATCAGCCGGATGATGGCTCCTTTAACTACAGAACAGAAAGAAAAAATGACAAGGGCATTGGTGGATCTTTTAGAAATAACTGAAGCTCTGGAATCAATACACAGGACGTAA